CGAAAAGATCCAGGCGGATCTCAAGCGCCGGATCGCGCTTCTCGGCGAAGAGGAAGAGAACGCGAAGAAGAAGGGGGGGCGGGGTCCTTCGCCGGATTACGTTCCCCACGAGGGATCGGGCCAAGTGGTCCTCGTCGGCGGCCCGAACGCCGGCAAATCGGCGCTCCTCGGCGCGTTGACCGGCGCCGAACCGGAGGTGGCTCCCTACCCCTTTTCCACGCTCCGCCCGCGACCGGGAATGGCGGAGTATGAGGACGTGCAGATCCAGCTGGTGGACACGCCCCCCTTTTCGGACGAGTTCATGGAGTCCTGGCTGGGGAACGTGCCGCGCAACGGTCACGCCGTTCTTCTCGTCGTCGATCTCTCCGGCGAGGACCCCGAGGACCAGCTTCTCGCCCTTCTCGGCCACCTGGAAGAAGCGGGCCTGCATGTCGTTCCCGAGGAGTCCTGGGAGGAGCCGATCGAGGACGAGGTGTACGGCAAGCGCGCCCTTCTCGTGGGAACCAAGGCGGACCTGGCGGGCCCCCCTCCGGAAAAAGCGGGGGACTTTCCCCTCCACCCGGTCTCGGTCCAAACCGGCGCGGGTCTCTCGGAGATTCCCCCGCTCCTCTTTCGCATGCTCCGGATCTTCCGGGTTTATTCCAAAATGCCCGGGCACAAGCCGGATCTCTCCCGCCCCTTCACCCTCCCCATCGGATCGACGGTGGGCGATCTCTGCCGGCAGGTGCACAAGGACTTCGCCGAGAAACTCCGTTTCGCCCGGCTCTGGCGGGAGGGTTCCTTCCAGGGGATCCAGATCCATCGGGATCACGTGCTGGAGGACCGGGACGTGGTCGAGCTTCATATGTAGAGGGATTTCCCCTCTTCGTTTTTAATCCGCCCCGCGCGGACCGGCCGTCCAGCGTTCCGTCCAGAAGTCGGCGTCCACCGCGAAATACCACTCCATCTCCGCCCCCTCGCCGATCTCCCGAGCCGCGCCGGCGGTGAGATGGACGGTCCGCGCCCCCGCGAAGGGGAGGAAGATGCCGGAGAAGAGGCGGAGGCCGAGTTCCGACGCCGCGGCCCGGACCCTCTCCGTTCCCCCGCTCCCCTCGTTCCAGGCGATCCCCTCCCTGTAGCGAAGCCGGTGGGTGAGCCTCTCCAGGTAAAAGGGGCCGACGGCGAGGCCGAGGTCCTCCGACCAGGGATAGGAGAAGGAGACGCCTCCGAGGGCGGCGCGCGTCCCGGCGACGGCGCGGATCGGCCGCTCGATCCCATAGGGGTAAAGTGTCGTGATTCGTTTTCGCGCGCCGCTCTCCACCGCGATCGCGCCGTCGAAGCCGAGGAAGGCGTCGCTCCGGAAGAGGGCGCGGGTCCACGCCCCCTCCGCCTCCCAGCGTTCGGGAAGCGCGACCGGCGATCCCCGATCGACGCCCCGTTCCCAGCGGAGGGCGAGGAGCGTCCGGCTCCGCGGGAAACCGGCGCGACGGGAGAGGCCGGCGCGGAGGAGCGTCTCCCGGACCGTGTCGGCCCCGCCGGCCTCCGTCCGCTTCCGGACGAGCCGGGCGAGCGATGCGTCCAGGGTGAATCGCGTCGCCCAGGAGGTGAAGCGGAAGGGGAGTTCGATCCCGATCGATCCGCCGCGCGTGTTCTCCCGCCATGCCCCGCGCTTCTCCTCGCCGAGATTCCCCTCCAGGCGCACCGTCGGCGTGAAGGAACGGATTTCGTAAAGGAGCGATCCTTCCCGAAGGGCGCCGTCCCAGCGGAGGCGGCCGCTCATATGGAGACGGTGGGTGTCGGTCGGGTCGGCGAGCAGATCCTCCACGCGGAGGGAGACCGATTCGGATCCGATCGACTCGATCGCCGGCTCCGGTCGCGGCCGCACCTCCCGTATCGGGTGGAAGGGGCGGGCCGGAACGGAGCGGGCGCCGGGGAAAGAACGGTCCGTCTCCCCGAGGAGCGCCTCGCCGCTCCATTCCGGAACGGTCCGCGCGCCGGCGTCCCCGCCCGGGTTTCCGTCGATCCTCTCGATCGCGCTCCCGTAGCGGCCTCGGGAGACCACCGCCCAGATCCCGTCGTCCGGGCCGGGACCGGGGCGTCGAACCCGGTCCGGCGCGGCGAATCCCTCCGTTTCGACCGGAACGGTCACCGGTTGTACGGCGAGCGGGACGATGCGCGGCCCGCCGCTCCCGTAGTCGAGGACGCGCGCCCGCCCGCCCGCGGTAAAAGGCTCGAAGGGGACCGCCCCTTCCGGCGCGGCGGGCTGGAAGGCCCGGCCGGATTCACTTCGGGGATCAACAAACCAAGCCTTTCGTTCCCCTTCCGGGGAGAGCGCCGTGAGAAGGAGCGTCCCTTCCGGGCCGGCGGCGATTCGATCGATCCGGCCGACCCGCTCGGGGACGACGATTCTCTCCTCGATCCCCTCTCCCGGATCGACGGCGAGAAGGAGGACCGTGTCCACGGAGTCGTCGTAGGCGAGCGCCGCGATCCGCCCGTCCTCGGTCCAGGCGGGCTCCGCCGCGCGCGCACCCCGAGTCAACCGCCGTCCCTCCCCCGAATCCGCGTCGTAGAGGAAAAGGTCGTTCCGCGGTTCGTTGGAAGGACCGGGGACGCGGCGCGCGTAGACGAGAAAACGACCGTCCGGCGACCAGGCGAGGCCGGCGCCGACCGGCTCCCCGTCGATCAGGCGGATCCGTTCTTCCCCCGCCCGGCGGAGATAGAGTTCGGGCCAGTAGGTGTCCTCGTCCCGAACCGCGACGAGGGCGAGATCCTCCCTCGACGAAAACGCGAAACCGAGGGGACGTTCGATCGCGCGGGGGAGGGGGATCGATTGTCCCGCGGGCGCATCCACTCCCGCCGCGGTGCGGAGATCGGCGAGCCAGGCCTCGTGGATCTCCTTCTCCCCCATGCCGGTCGCCCGGCGGAGGGCGCCATCGAAAGACCAACGGGGTGGGCGCATCTCCCGGTTCACGCGCGCGACCGCGTCTTTTCCGAAGCGCCGGACGAACCAGCGCATCTTGGATTCCCCGATCCTATAGATGAGAATGTTATCCAGGAGGTCCCCCTGGTCCACGTCGTCCAGGCGGTGGAGAGGGGGGACCTCTCCGCTCCGCGCGATCACCCGGACCAGATCCTGTTCGCGCGCCTCGGCGGCCGGCTTCTCCGCCGCCGACGGGAGCCCCTCCACCCACCAGTCCGGGATGTTCGTGAGCGCCGCCGGCGCCAGAACCGGCTCCAGCAGGCGTCCGCCGAAGGCGTGGTAGTGACAGACATGGGTGAGTTCGTGGAGGGTGACCTGCCGGAGAAAATCGTGTCTTTCCGGCTCGCGGTCGAGCGGGTAAAGCTCCAGTTCGATGCGCGGCCAGGCGGGGTAGGAACGCCCGCCGGAAAGGTCGTCCCAAGCGGTGATCCGGATGTCGATCCTTCCGGCCGGGGCTCCGCCGGTCGCGCGGGCGAGACCGGGGAGCGCCTCCTCGGCTGTGGCGAGGACGCGGCGGGCGACGCGCTCTTCCCGGGCGGGGAAGATCACGCGGAACCGCTCCGTCGCCAGAGAGCGCCAGCGGGCGTCCGGATGGTTTTCCCCCGCCGCGAATCCGGCCGCGGACACCGCCGCCGGGACCGTCTGAAGAAAAATCGCGAGCAACGCCGCCGGGATCCGCTTCCGCATCGACTCCTCCCGGGAGGCAGCCTACACCTCTTTCCGGATTCGGGAAAGGGTGCGCCCGGCCCGCCGAAACGAGGGAGGGTTCGCCTAAAATGAAAAATAGCGCTATGCTGGTGAAAGCCGATAATCCACCGGGACCGACCGCCGGCGGGGATGATCGGCATCCACTTTATCGAACAGGGGAGTAAAGATGAGTGTCATGCGTTGCGCCGTATTTATCGATGGAGCGTATCTGGAGAAACTGCTCCGGGACGAGCAGGGGGGGATCCCCATCGATCTGGAGAAACTATCCGATTGGCTGATGGAAAAGGTGCGCCGGAGCACCGTCGACATTCCGGTGGCCCATCTGCGCAGCTATTATTACCATGCCCTCCCGTGGGAGCCGCACGAGGGCGCGACCCGGGAGGAGCGCGAGCGCGTGCAGAACAAGCGCTCCTTCTTTCACCGTATCGAACACCTGAACCGTTTCGAGGTCCGCCTGGGGAGGACGCAGCGTTTCTTCGACGAGGCGTGCGGCGTTTACCGCTTCGAGCAGAAGGGGGTGGACGTCCTTCTCTCGGTGGACATGGTTTCTCTCGCCGCGCGCGGGGACATTCAATACGCGGTGCTCCTCGCGCCGGACGGAGACTTCGTCCCCGCGGTCAAGGCGGCGAAGAACAGCGGTACCGTGATCTTCCTGGGCGCAGGCGAATCGCCGCCTCCCGCCTGGGAGCTTCGTAAGGAATGCGACCAGTACATCCCCCTCGATCGGGAGGCCATGCAAAAACTCCGCCGCGATCGTTCGACGTACACGGAATAGGCGCGAGGGGGGGAGAAGAGGATCACGTCGCGACCGGAATCGGTCTCGGTATCGATTCATTCCCTTCCCCCGCCGGTCTCCCTTCGGGGCGCGGTGAGGGAAATTCGAAGAATCAGGCGCGGTGCGTGCCGGGGGAGGGCGGGCTTTGCTCAAACACTCCCTCGCTCGCCGGACTTTTGTTATTTGATTTTCCGAGAGGAAGACCGGCGGCTGCGCAACTCGCCGCCCACCCCCGCCCCGGCCCGCTCGACTCGCCGGGCGTCTCAATCGAAGACTCCGCCCATTCTCCTCGAAGGATCACGCCGTCCGTCCGGTGAGGAGGCGGAAGGTGTGCGCGGAGAAAAGCGAGAAGAGGGAAGGACCTCACGCAAAGACGCGAAGGAAGGAAGAAGGAAGGAAAGACACTACTCCTCCCCGCCCTCTTCCTCCTCTTCGCCGCTTTTGGCGTTTCGGTACTTGCGGAACGCCTCGCCCAGCGCGTCCAGTTTCTTTTTCTTCGTTTCCGATTCGCCGCCGGAGGCGAAGAACGCGCCCAGCTCGTCCCGCTCCTTCTCCTTCCGCTTCCGAAACTCTTCCAGATCCTCGCCGAAGCCCGGACCCTTCTCCTCCCGGGGAAGGTTCTCCAGCGCCAGGTGGTCTCGGATCTCCAGGTGCGTCTCGAAGGGGTTTTCGACCAGGTCGACGATCCCCTTCTCCGCGAGGCCTCGGGCGAGGAGATAGCCGACCTCGCGGGCGTGGCCGAGGAATTCCGCCGTTTCCTCCACCGTGGGAGGTCTCTGCTCTCTGTGGCGCAGGATCCGGATCGCCGCGACGAAGAGGTGCCCCTCGTCGTAATTGGGTCCCTGTTTCTCCATCGCCGTGCCCTCCTTTCATTATGTTATCGTTAAGAAGCGCTCCCCGCCAAGAACGAATCCCCCGCTTCCCCGAACGGGTTTGACCGAAAGCGGGGGGGGGCGTTATTATTTAATGATTGATTCCGATCGGTACTTTTTCCCGGCGTCGCGGCCCGGTGCTTTCGGCCGCGGATAAGAACGAGTACCCCTTATCAAGGAGAGTGCGCCGTCTCGGGGCGCTTCCCCGGCATCCCGCTCGGCCGAGATCACGAGGTTCGAGGTTCATGACGCGACGTAATGGAACGCCCTTCGCGCTCCTCATCCTGCTCCTTCCGTTCCTCGCCTTCCTGTCCGCCGCGGCGGAGGAGGGAGGGGAGGCGTACGACCTGGACCGGTGCATCCGGACGGCGCTGGAGGCGAACCGCGGGATCCTCCTGCAGGAGGTGGAAGAGGACCGGGCGTCCCAGAGGGTGCGCGAGGCGTGGGCGGGCGCCCTCCCCCAGATCGGCCTCGAAGGGACCCTCAACCGCAACTTCAAGCGTCCCTCTTTCTTCTTCGGCGGTTTTCCGGGGGGCGAGGGGGACAGCGCCGGCGGGGAAGCGGCCCCGTCCGAGGACGTGGTCATCGAGATCGGCAACCGCTACGACTACACCGCGGCTCTCTCGCTCCGCCAACCGCTCTGGGTGGGGGGGAAGGTCGGCGCCGCGCTGAAGGCGGCGAAGATCTACGACCGCGCCGTGGACCAGGACACCCGTTCGGTGGAGAGAGAGGTGGTCCTCCAGGTCCGCCGTCTCTTTTACACCGCCCTCCTCGCCGCCGAGGAGGTGGAGGTGTATCGCTCGGCGCTGGAGCAGGCGGAGAGGAACCTCGAGATCGCCCGCCTCCGCCGCGACCGCGGCCTCGCCTCCGATTTCGAGCTTCTCCGGGCCGAGGTGGCGGTGAGCGAGGCGGAGCCCCCCCTGATCGAGGCGCGTAACCGCGTCCGCCAGTCCGAGAACGACCTCAAGATCGCCCTCGGTGTCGACCTGGATTCGGCGATCCGCCCCACCGGCGACTTCCGTTTCGAGCCGGTCCCCCCGGAGCGGATGGAGGCGCTCGCCGAACGGGCGGTGGAAGCCCGTCCCGACCGGCGCTCGCTGGCGCTCCAGGCGGATCTTCTCGCCCAGAACGTCCGGGTGAACAAGGCGGACCGCTGGCCCGGTTTCTATCTCATCGGAAGCTACCAGTTTCAAGGATCCTCCGACGATCTGGACTTTCAGGAGAGGGAGAGGACGACGGCGTACTCCGGCGGTCTTCTCGTTTCCTATCCGATCTGGACGAGCGGCGCCACGACGGCCCGCATCCGCCAGGCCGAGGCGGACCGCCGCGCAGCGATCATTCGTTTGGAGCAACTGGACGAGGAGATCCGCCGGGAGGTTCGATCGGCGGCGTTCGACATGGAGAGCGCGACCGATCGGGCCGCGGCGGCGGCGAAGACGGAGGAACAGGCGCGGCGCGCCTACGAAATCGCGGAGACCAGTTACGAAAACGGACTGCTGACCCAGGTGGAGCTGTTGGACGCGCGGCTCGCGCTCACGCGGAGCCGGGTCGCCCGCCTGCGCGCGCTGCACGACGCCCTCGCGGCGAGGGCCGCGTGGGAGCGGGCGGTGGGGCTCTCCTGGAGCGAGGAAGGATCATGATGCGGAGACGGACCGGACCGGCGGCGGCGTTTCTGGGCGCGGCGCTCCTCGTGGCCGCCGCCGGCTGCGGCGGCGGGGAGGAGCGGACGGCGGAGGAGCCGGCGACCGCGGTTCGCGTGGAGCCGGTGGCGCGCCGTTCCTTCACGGAGTACTTCGAACTGTTCGGCACGGTGCGCGGCGATCGCGAGGCGACCCTCGTTTTCGAGGTCGGCGGCGTGGTGCGCGAGATCCTCGCCGACGAGGGGGCATGGGTGAAGGCGGGTGATCCGATCGCCCGGCTGAACGACGATCTCTACTACGCCCAGCGCCGGGAGGCGGAGGCCGCCTACGCCGTCGCCCGCGACATCTACGAACGGAGCGGCGCGCTCCGCGAGAAGGGGGGGATCTCCGAGTTCGAGCTCTCCCGTCTCGAGCACGAGATGGAGGCGGCCCGCGCGCGCTTCGACGGCGCGCGCACCCAGCACGAACGGGCCACCCTCCGCGCCCCCTTCGACGGGCGGGTCGACGTCCGTTTCCTCGACGTGGGGGACTACGCCTCGCCCCTCGCTCCCTTCGTCCGCTTCCTCGACCTCGGCGCCGTGCGGATCGAAACCCCCGTCCCCGAGGTGCGCGTCGGCGCGCTCGAGGTGGGCGAGCCCGCGACGATCGTGGCGGACGCCTGGCCGGGCCGCGTCTTCGAGGGGACCGTCGCCTTCCTGAGCCGCGAAGTGGACGGGAGCGCCCGCACCGTGATGGTGGACGTGAAGGCGGCGAACCCGGACGGGGCGCTTCTCCCGGGGATGACCGTCCGGGTGAAGATGGTGAGGGAGGTGCACGAGAACGCCGTGGTGATCCCCCAGGACGCGGTGGTGGAGACCGAGAAGGGCGAGTCGGTCTTCCTCGCCTCCGGCGGCCGCGCCGTGGAGCGGCCGGTCACGGTGGGGGGCGTGTACGCCCAGACGGCGCTCATCGACGCCGGCCTCGCCGAGGCGGAGTCGCTCATCGTCGTCGGGAACCGGGACCTGGTGGACGGCCAGCGGATCCAAGTGATCGACTGAGGTGAGCATGAAGTCCCTCTCCGATTTCTCCATCGCCCACAAGACGAGCGTGTTCACGCTCTGCGTGATCATCGTGATCATGGGCGCCGCCGCCTACCGCACCCTTCCCAAGGAGGCGTCCCCCTCCATCACCCAGCCGCTGATCGTGGTGAGCGTCGCCTACTACGGCGTTTCCCCGAAGGACATGGAGTCGCTGGTCGCCAAGAAGCTCGAGACCAAGCTGGACGAAATCAAGCAGGTCAAGGAACTGCGCTCCAACACCTCCGAGGGGCTGGTGACGGTGGAGGTGGAGTTCGAGCCGAACGTGGACATCGAATCGGCGCTCCAGCGGGTGCGGGACAAGGTGAACCTGGCGAAATCGGAGATGCCCGGCGACATCGAGGAGCCGTACATCACCGAGATCAGCTTCGACGATTTTCCGATCATGATGCTGAACCTCTCCGGGCGCTACGGGCTGCTCCGCCTGAAGACCGTCGCCGAGAGGATCCAGGACCGGATCGAGTCGGTCCCGGGCGTGCTGAGCGCGGACATCAGCGGGGAGCTGGAGCGGGAGGTCCAGGTCGACGTGGACCCGGTCCGGCTGCGCGCCTATGACCTCGCCCTCTCCGACGTGATCGAGACGATCGCCGAGGAGAACCTGACCATGCCGGGCGGAAGCGTGGAGGGCGGGAAGCTGGACTTCACCGTCCGCGTCCCCGGCGAGTTCGACGACCCATCCATCGTGGGCGATCTGGTGGTCGCCGCGCCGGAGGGGCGGCCGGTTTACGTGCGGGATCTGGCGGAGGTGCGCTACGGCTTCAAGGAGAGGCTCACCTACGCGCGGCAGAACGGCGAGGAATGCATCACCGTGAGCGTGCGGAAGCGGACCGGCGAAAACCTGGTCCGGATCGCCGACGAGGTGAAGCGCATCGTCGAGGAGATGCGCCCCGGCTTCCCGCCCACCACCGAGGTCTCCATCGTGACCGACCAGTCCGATTTCATCAAGGAGACGGTGCAGGAGCTGGAGAACAACATCCTGAGCGGCCTCGTTCTGGTGGTGCTGGTCCTCTTCGCCTTCCTCGGCTTCCGCAACTCCCTCTTCGTCGCCGTGGCGATCCCGCTCAGCATGCTGATCTCCTTCCTCGTGTTCTCGCTTCTCGGATACACGCTGAACATGATCATCCTCTTCAGCCTGATCCTGGCGCTCGGCATGCTCGTGGACAACGCCATCGTGATCGTGGAGAACATCTTCCGCCACCGAACCGAGGGCTACGGCCGTGTGGAGGCGGCCTCCAAGGCGACCAACGAGGTGGCGCTGCCGGTGGTGGCTTCCACGATCACCACGATCTGCGCTTTCGGGCCGATGATCTTCTGGCCCGGCATGGTGGGCGAGTTCATGAAGTACCTCCCCATCACCCTGATCGTCACGTTGACCTCCTCCCTCTTCGTGGCGCTGGTGATCAATCCCACGCTCTGTTCGGTCCTCCTCACCGTGCCGCGGAAGACGCGGGAGAGTGTGGTGGACCGCGCCTTCCACCGCGCGCAGGCGGAGTACCGGACCCGCCTGCAGTGGGCGCTCCGCCATCCCCGCCTTTCCGTCGGAGGGGTGTTCGGCATTCTGATCCTCACCATCGTTTGTTACGGCATCTTCGGCCTCGGCGTGGAGTTCTTCCCCGACACGGATCCGGAGTACGCCTACATCGACGTCACCGCGCCGCTCGGCACGCGCCTCGAGGTGTCCGACGAGATCGTCCGCCAAATCGAGGCCGGACTCGTCGATTTTCCGGACATCAAGCAGGTGGTCGCCACCGTCGGCTCCTCGGCGGACATCTACTGGGGGGGCGGCGGCGGCACGCCTCACGCCTCGCGGGTGACGGTGGAGTTCCTCGATTATCACGACCGCTCGCAGAGCTCGCGCAAGACGATCGAGGCGATGCGCGAGCGTTTCTCCGTCATCCCGGGCGCCCGCATCGAGGTGGACAAGCCGGAGGACGGCCCCCCGACCGGCGCGCCGGTGGACGTGGAGCTGCTCGGCGAGGACTTCGACGTGCTGGGACGTTTGGCGAAGCGGGTGCGGGAGGAGATCAAGGACATCCCGGGGCTGGTGGACCTCAAGGACGATTTCGACGAGGGGCGTCCGGAGGTGCGCGTGCGGATCGACCGGCAGAAGGCGGCGCTCTACGGGCTCTCGACGGTGATGATCGCGCAGACGATCCAGACCGCGGTGATGGGGACCGAAGCGAGCAAGTACCGCGTGGGGGAGGACGAGTACGACATCACCGTCCGTTTCCGCGAAAAGGATCGGGAGGGTTTCGAGACGCTCGACCGGATCACCGTCTTCTATGAAGGGGACCACATCCCGATCTCCAACTTCACCGAGTTCGAGCTGTCCGCCGGGCTCGGGACGATCGTCCGCAAGAACCAGGATCGCGTGGTGTCGGTGACGGCGGAAACGGAGGGGCGCCTTCCCAACGACGTGCTCGCGGACGTGATCGCCCGCCTCGAGGATTTCCAGCTCCCGCCCGGTTATTCGATCCGCTTCTCCGGCGAGACGGAGGACCAGGACGAGGCGTCGGCGTTCCTCAAGACGGCTTTCGGGATCGCGCTCCTGCTGATTCTCCTCGTGCTGATCAGCCAGTTCGACTCGATCGTCCTGCCGCTTGTGATCATCATCTCTGTGCTCCTCTCTTTCATCGGCGTTCTCTGGGGGCTGATCCTTCTGCGCATGCCCTTCGGGATCATCATGACCGGGGTGGGGGTGATCTCTCTCGCCGGCGTGGTGGTGAACAACGCGATCGTGCTGATCGACTACATCCAGAAGCTGCGCGCCCGCGGCCTGGAGAAGACGGAGGCGATCATCCAGGCGGGGACGGTCCGTCTGCGGCCGGTGGTGCTCACGGCGGTCACCACCATTCTCGGTCTGATCCCGCTCGTGACCGGCCTGTCGATTGATTTTAGATCGGGAAGGATCCTGGTGGGCGGCGAGAGCACGGATTGGTGGGGGCCGATGGGCGTCGCGGTGATCTTCGGCCTCGCCGTCTCCACGTTCCTCACACTCATCATCGTGCCGGTCCTCTACGCGAGCCTCACCCGATGGTCCGAAGCGGCCGGCGCGAGAGTCTCCCGCGCGCTGGACAACAGCGAAGACCCCGCGAAGCGCTAGCTCTCCGGGTCGTAAGATCCCCTCATTCCCACGCCGGCTCTCCCTTCGGGGGACGGTCCGGATGCTTCCCCCTTCGCGCTTCCGCGCTCCGGGACTTCCTCGCCGACCCACCTCCGCCCATCTCATTTCATGGCGTAGAGCGCGAAAAGGTGTCCGGTACCGCGTATTCCTCCACCAGGACAAGTATGGATATCACCGAAATCGCCTCAGTCGCGAAGAAGGTGGGACCGCGTAACATATTGCATTTCATGCCGATAATGTATATCGCCGGATGTCCGGAGGTAGAAAATTCCTGTTTGCATCTTATCAGGATGAACGTTCCGGACGATGACTCGAGAGAGGGGTGGACCCACATCGGAAGTGGAGCATTCACCCGGCATGGAAACAGGGATGTCGGAAAAGGCCGTGATTTGAACGGGAAGGAGCGATCACGGCGAGAATTGCGGCACGGAACGCTCCGCCTGATCGGCCGATGGGGCCGAACCCGCGGCTTCTTTTCATGGTAGGCCCGTGAATAAGAAGGCCGCTCCGTTTCCGGTAGGGCGGGTCGTTCTCGGAATGGAGCGCGGCACATTGCGGTCGATGCGGAATGGACGCCTCAGGAAAGGAAAGGTGGAATAGATGGAACAAGCATGTGAATTGTTGGAAACCTGTGGATTCTTCAAGAAGTATGAAACGGCGAATGCGCTGGCTTGCAGGGGATTGATCCAGCAATACTGCAAGGGGTCCAAAATGGACCAATGCAAAAGGAAAGAGTATCGCCAGCAGCACGGACAGCCGCCGTCGGATGACATGATGCCCTCCGGGCAGATGATGAAAGCGTAGAGGCGCAGGGCCTATACCGGCGTTTGCGCGAAAGAAGAGGGGGCGGCGGCGGATCGTTCACGACGGGTGAGCGGTCGCGCCGCCGCCCCACGCCGGGCGGCCTCCGGTAAGCCCCGCCGTTAAATACCTCGCGGCTGTTGTCCTCCGCTCAAGCCCTTGCGAGGCGAATGGGGCGGGAGTCTCCTAGCGGGGGCGTCCCGGGCGATGTCCGGTTCAATCCTTTCCGTCCGGCGGGATCCGGCGGGAGATTTTCGCGCCGGATGCCCCACCGACGCGGACCCATCCGGCCGGAGTACGGCGCGGGCGATCCCTTCTCCCCATGAAGCGAAAAGGTATCCGCCACCGAATCCACTCCTTATCCCAACCCATTTGACACCACGACCTTCGCAGTCTATAATCCCTTGGAATATCCACCGCACCTTGGATCTGCTTCCCTGTTGGAAGGCTATCCGCAGGACCATCCAGAGCCCTTGGGGACTCTTGAGGAGAAATCACCAAAGGGAAAAAGGAGAAACCAGATAAAACCCGACACTAAGAATTATTCCCGGCACATCTCTTTGCGAGATTTGGCATTAAAACCGCATCCCTTTCAGGATATTCTCAAGCGGTTCTGTGGTCCGAAGGAGTTATAGAGAAACTATATACACACTGATGGATCCGATCGCCGAAGGTGCTTCAGGGCTGGGATTGGGGGATAGAGTCGTAGTGAGATACATCTTGAGCTCGGTCGCTCTCCTCCTCATCTTTGTCGGTGCCGCCTCGTGTGACGACAATCGTCAGTTCGAGAAAACTGTCGGCCGCGTTCTTATTTCCGGAACAGATTCAACAGCCATCGGCACCGCATTCGTGGCCGGCAAGTCCAAGTCCATCTATACGTGTTCCCACGTGGTGGTCCGCGATACTCTTTGGTTTGAGGGGTTCGAATCAGAATACAGATACAGAATGGCACTTCGGCAGAACCTGCCCTCCTACGACGTCGCTCTCCTGCAGCGGACTGCTGGCTCACAGCGAGAGGCTCTCGAGTTTGGCGATTTTACGCGTGTACACACCGGCGATATCATCAAGTACGTTGGTTGGGATATTCGCGTTAGGCGCTTCATTATCTGGGACGCCGTTGTGATCGCAAAGGGCACTGCTCTCGCGCCGACAGGCATGTCGGTGGATTTCCTTGAGTTTGAGGGCAAAGCCATCCCAGGGTACTCCGGTGGCCCCGTCTTAGACAGGTCTGGTCGAGTCGTGGCTATTATTCGGGAAGCCTGGCAGAAAACGGCTCCGAGAAGTGGCACCTCAATAATGATCAACCGCGCTTTCTCAATCGAGCTGCTCAGAGTAATAGACTCGGAGGTCACCACCCACTCTGTACGTTCGGCGGAGGAGGAGGCTAGTGCTCCTATGGACCTGCCGCCGAGATGAACGCGAGCGCACCATTATTCTGGGAAGTCGGGGTATTAGGGTAGTTGTGTTCAAGAATACGTTCCAACAAGCAGCTTCAGCCGACGCGTTTTTCGGTCGCGCGGCTGAGCGGCAAGGCGATGGATCCGACGCTTCGCGTCGGATCCATCGGGCCGGCGGCTGTTCCCAGCCGCTTTCGGGCCGCGAAGCGCGGCCCATCAAGC
This is a stretch of genomic DNA from Candidatus Eisenbacteria bacterium. It encodes these proteins:
- a CDS encoding 50S ribosome-binding GTPase, encoding MPANLTPAYHAAEAKYKEAANPRDKLKALRGMLSALPKHKGTEKIQADLKRRIALLGEEEENAKKKGGRGPSPDYVPHEGSGQVVLVGGPNAGKSALLGALTGAEPEVAPYPFSTLRPRPGMAEYEDVQIQLVDTPPFSDEFMESWLGNVPRNGHAVLLVVDLSGEDPEDQLLALLGHLEEAGLHVVPEESWEEPIEDEVYGKRALLVGTKADLAGPPPEKAGDFPLHPVSVQTGAGLSEIPPLLFRMLRIFRVYSKMPGHKPDLSRPFTLPIGSTVGDLCRQVHKDFAEKLRFARLWREGSFQGIQIHRDHVLEDRDVVELHM
- a CDS encoding PD40 domain-containing protein, with translation MRKRIPAALLAIFLQTVPAAVSAAGFAAGENHPDARWRSLATERFRVIFPAREERVARRVLATAEEALPGLARATGGAPAGRIDIRITAWDDLSGGRSYPAWPRIELELYPLDREPERHDFLRQVTLHELTHVCHYHAFGGRLLEPVLAPAALTNIPDWWVEGLPSAAEKPAAEAREQDLVRVIARSGEVPPLHRLDDVDQGDLLDNILIYRIGESKMRWFVRRFGKDAVARVNREMRPPRWSFDGALRRATGMGEKEIHEAWLADLRTAAGVDAPAGQSIPLPRAIERPLGFAFSSREDLALVAVRDEDTYWPELYLRRAGEERIRLIDGEPVGAGLAWSPDGRFLVYARRVPGPSNEPRNDLFLYDADSGEGRRLTRGARAAEPAWTEDGRIAALAYDDSVDTVLLLAVDPGEGIEERIVVPERVGRIDRIAAGPEGTLLLTALSPEGERKAWFVDPRSESGRAFQPAAPEGAVPFEPFTAGGRARVLDYGSGGPRIVPLAVQPVTVPVETEGFAAPDRVRRPGPGPDDGIWAVVSRGRYGSAIERIDGNPGGDAGARTVPEWSGEALLGETDRSFPGARSVPARPFHPIREVRPRPEPAIESIGSESVSLRVEDLLADPTDTHRLHMSGRLRWDGALREGSLLYEIRSFTPTVRLEGNLGEEKRGAWRENTRGGSIGIELPFRFTSWATRFTLDASLARLVRKRTEAGGADTVRETLLRAGLSRRAGFPRSRTLLALRWERGVDRGSPVALPERWEAEGAWTRALFRSDAFLGFDGAIAVESGARKRITTLYPYGIERPIRAVAGTRAALGGVSFSYPWSEDLGLAVGPFYLERLTHRLRYREGIAWNEGSGGTERVRAAASELGLRLFSGIFLPFAGARTVHLTAGAAREIGEGAEMEWYFAVDADFWTERWTAGPRGAD
- a CDS encoding NYN domain-containing protein; translated protein: MSVMRCAVFIDGAYLEKLLRDEQGGIPIDLEKLSDWLMEKVRRSTVDIPVAHLRSYYYHALPWEPHEGATREERERVQNKRSFFHRIEHLNRFEVRLGRTQRFFDEACGVYRFEQKGVDVLLSVDMVSLAARGDIQYAVLLAPDGDFVPAVKAAKNSGTVIFLGAGESPPPAWELRKECDQYIPLDREAMQKLRRDRSTYTE
- a CDS encoding TolC family protein, with protein sequence MTRRNGTPFALLILLLPFLAFLSAAAEEGGEAYDLDRCIRTALEANRGILLQEVEEDRASQRVREAWAGALPQIGLEGTLNRNFKRPSFFFGGFPGGEGDSAGGEAAPSEDVVIEIGNRYDYTAALSLRQPLWVGGKVGAALKAAKIYDRAVDQDTRSVEREVVLQVRRLFYTALLAAEEVEVYRSALEQAERNLEIARLRRDRGLASDFELLRAEVAVSEAEPPLIEARNRVRQSENDLKIALGVDLDSAIRPTGDFRFEPVPPERMEALAERAVEARPDRRSLALQADLLAQNVRVNKADRWPGFYLIGSYQFQGSSDDLDFQERERTTAYSGGLLVSYPIWTSGATTARIRQAEADRRAAIIRLEQLDEEIRREVRSAAFDMESATDRAAAAAKTEEQARRAYEIAETSYENGLLTQVELLDARLALTRSRVARLRALHDALAARAAWERAVGLSWSEEGS
- a CDS encoding efflux RND transporter periplasmic adaptor subunit; translation: MMRRRTGPAAAFLGAALLVAAAGCGGGEERTAEEPATAVRVEPVARRSFTEYFELFGTVRGDREATLVFEVGGVVREILADEGAWVKAGDPIARLNDDLYYAQRREAEAAYAVARDIYERSGALREKGGISEFELSRLEHEMEAARARFDGARTQHERATLRAPFDGRVDVRFLDVGDYASPLAPFVRFLDLGAVRIETPVPEVRVGALEVGEPATIVADAWPGRVFEGTVAFLSREVDGSARTVMVDVKAANPDGALLPGMTVRVKMVREVHENAVVIPQDAVVETEKGESVFLASGGRAVERPVTVGGVYAQTALIDAGLAEAESLIVVGNRDLVDGQRIQVID